Proteins from a single region of Streptomyces spinoverrucosus:
- a CDS encoding RNA polymerase sigma factor SigF, which produces MDHEVELTVPASTAPQAPPQETPPPETPAPAADPAPEPAPQRSSRGADTRALTQVLFAQLKTLEPGTPEHTRVRGALIEANLPLVRYAAARFRSRNEPMEDVVQVGTIGLINAIDRFDPDRGVQFPTFAMPTVVGEIKRYFRDNVRTVHVPRRLHELWVQVNSATEDLTTAFGRSPSTAEIAERLRITEEEVLSCIEAGRSYHATSLEAAQEGDGLPGLLDRLGYEDPALDGVEHRDLVRHLLVQLPEREQRILLLRYYSNLTQSQISAELGVSQMHVSRLLARSFQRLRSANRIDA; this is translated from the coding sequence ATGGATCACGAGGTGGAGTTGACCGTGCCGGCCAGTACTGCGCCTCAAGCCCCGCCCCAGGAGACACCTCCTCCGGAAACACCCGCCCCCGCCGCCGACCCGGCCCCCGAACCCGCGCCACAGCGCAGCAGCCGGGGCGCCGACACCAGGGCGCTCACCCAGGTGCTGTTCGCCCAGCTCAAGACGCTGGAGCCGGGCACGCCGGAGCACACCCGGGTGCGCGGGGCGCTGATCGAGGCCAACCTCCCGCTGGTGCGCTACGCGGCCGCCCGGTTCCGCTCCCGCAACGAGCCCATGGAGGACGTCGTCCAGGTCGGCACCATCGGCCTCATCAACGCCATCGACCGCTTCGACCCGGACCGGGGCGTGCAGTTCCCGACCTTCGCGATGCCGACCGTCGTCGGCGAGATCAAGCGGTACTTCCGGGACAACGTCCGCACGGTCCACGTACCGCGCCGGCTGCACGAGCTGTGGGTGCAGGTGAACAGCGCCACCGAGGACCTCACCACCGCCTTCGGGCGCTCCCCGTCCACCGCCGAGATCGCCGAGCGGCTGCGCATCACCGAGGAGGAGGTGCTGTCCTGCATCGAGGCGGGGCGCTCGTACCACGCCACCTCGCTGGAGGCGGCCCAGGAGGGCGACGGACTGCCCGGACTGCTCGACCGGCTCGGCTACGAGGACCCGGCCCTGGACGGCGTGGAGCACCGCGACCTCGTACGGCATCTCCTCGTCCAGCTCCCCGAACGCGAGCAGCGCATCCTGCTGCTGCGCTACTACAGCAATCTGACGCAGTCACAGATCAGCGCGGAACTCGGCGTCTCCCAGATGCACGTCTCCCGGCTGCTCGCGCGCAGCTTCCAGCGCCTGCGTTCGGCGAACCGCATCGACGCGTAA
- a CDS encoding YceI family protein: MGLTARIRTRDGWAVSHAVVTVTDARGTQVLRAEADAEGAVRDLTPLEPGAYTVVVTAVGYVPAAASAIVTASGRAEVGTVTLARQGGAELPPPGPWTIDPAHSGVAAVAQHLGISSVRGRFTDFAGTIEIAPDDITKSRVAAVIRAATIDTGNGMRDQHLRSPDFLDVERHPEIVYRSTGLTAAGADRWTVHGELALHGVVRPVDLDLAYLGTGPDPWGGTRAAFRATTQLRREDFAMHYNQVVQAGIAAIGTTLKVELDVQAVQGESLPVA, translated from the coding sequence ATGGGACTGACCGCGAGGATCCGTACCCGGGACGGATGGGCCGTGTCGCACGCGGTCGTCACCGTGACGGACGCGAGGGGCACGCAGGTGCTGCGCGCCGAGGCGGACGCCGAGGGCGCGGTGCGGGACCTGACGCCGCTGGAGCCGGGGGCGTACACCGTCGTCGTCACGGCGGTCGGATACGTGCCCGCCGCCGCGAGCGCGATCGTCACGGCGAGCGGGCGGGCCGAGGTCGGCACGGTGACGCTGGCCCGGCAGGGCGGGGCGGAGCTGCCGCCGCCGGGGCCGTGGACGATCGACCCGGCGCACTCCGGCGTGGCCGCCGTCGCCCAGCACCTGGGGATCTCCAGCGTGCGTGGCCGGTTCACGGACTTCGCCGGCACGATCGAGATCGCCCCGGACGACATCACCAAGTCCCGGGTCGCGGCGGTCATCCGGGCCGCGACCATCGACACCGGCAACGGCATGCGGGACCAGCATCTGCGCTCCCCCGACTTCCTGGACGTCGAGCGGCACCCGGAGATCGTCTACCGCTCGACGGGCCTCACGGCGGCCGGCGCCGACCGCTGGACCGTGCACGGCGAACTCGCCCTGCACGGCGTCGTCCGCCCGGTCGACCTGGACCTCGCCTACCTCGGCACCGGCCCCGACCCGTGGGGCGGCACCCGCGCCGCGTTCCGCGCGACCACGCAACTGCGGCGCGAGGACTTCGCCATGCACTACAACCAGGTGGTGCAGGCGGGCATCGCCGCCATCGGTACGACGCTGAAGGTGGAGCTGGACGTGCAGGCGGTGCAGGGGGAGTCGCTGCCGGTGGCCTGA
- a CDS encoding HhH-GPD-type base excision DNA repair protein produces MDVTLHLAQDPEADELLGRSPLAALVGMLLDQQIPMEWAFKGPSTIANRMGTDDLDAHEIAAYDPEAFAALLSDKPAVHRYPGSMAQRIQQLCQYLVEHYDGDASAVWQGVGDGRELLKRLQELPGFGKQKAQIFLALLGKQLGVTPEGWREAAGDYGAPKSFRSVADITGPESLAKVRAHKQEMKAAAKAAKAAKK; encoded by the coding sequence ATGGACGTCACCCTTCACCTCGCACAGGACCCCGAGGCCGACGAGCTGCTCGGGCGGTCCCCGCTCGCCGCGCTGGTCGGGATGCTGCTGGACCAGCAGATCCCGATGGAGTGGGCGTTCAAGGGACCCTCGACCATCGCCAACCGGATGGGCACCGACGACCTCGACGCGCACGAGATCGCCGCGTACGACCCGGAGGCGTTCGCGGCGCTGCTCTCCGACAAACCGGCCGTGCACCGCTACCCGGGGTCGATGGCCCAGCGGATCCAGCAGCTGTGCCAGTACCTCGTCGAGCACTACGACGGTGACGCGAGCGCCGTCTGGCAGGGCGTCGGCGACGGGCGGGAACTGCTCAAGCGGCTCCAGGAACTGCCCGGGTTCGGCAAGCAGAAGGCACAGATCTTCCTCGCGCTGCTCGGCAAACAGCTCGGCGTGACCCCCGAGGGGTGGCGGGAGGCCGCCGGCGACTACGGCGCGCCCAAGTCGTTCCGGTCCGTCGCCGACATCACCGGGCCCGAGTCGCTGGCCAAGGTGCGGGCGCACAAGCAGGAGATGAAGGCGGCGGCGAAGGCGGCCAAGGCCGCGAAGAAGTAG
- a CDS encoding Dabb family protein — MIRHLVLFKLNEGVERDDPRVVEGVERFRALDGKIPEIRSWELGWNFSDRPIAYDFAINSSFDDQDALRRYVEHPEHQAGVTLWREFATWVIADYEF; from the coding sequence ATGATCCGTCACCTGGTCCTGTTCAAGCTGAACGAGGGCGTCGAACGCGACGACCCCCGCGTGGTCGAGGGCGTGGAGCGCTTCCGCGCCCTCGACGGGAAGATCCCGGAGATTCGCTCCTGGGAACTGGGCTGGAACTTCAGCGACCGCCCCATCGCGTACGACTTCGCCATCAACTCGTCGTTCGACGACCAGGACGCCCTGCGCCGGTACGTCGAGCATCCGGAGCACCAGGCGGGCGTCACGCTGTGGCGGGAGTTCGCCACCTGGGTGATCGCCGACTACGAGTTCTGA
- a CDS encoding PPOX class F420-dependent oxidoreductase, whose protein sequence is MAPNIATNTRVSLDELLDFVRPRHHALLITRRADGSPQASPLTCGVDDSGRIVVSTYPERAKTRNAKRDPRVSVLVLSDDWNGPWVQIDGTAEVVDAPDSVEPLVEYYRNIAGEHPDWTEYRQAMLKQGKSIIRVTPERWGPVATGGFPARLVEGD, encoded by the coding sequence ATGGCACCGAACATCGCGACCAACACCCGCGTCTCGCTCGACGAACTCCTGGACTTCGTACGCCCCCGCCATCACGCCCTCCTGATCACCCGCCGCGCCGACGGCAGCCCCCAGGCGTCCCCGCTGACCTGCGGAGTCGACGACTCGGGCCGGATCGTGGTGTCCACCTACCCGGAGCGCGCCAAGACCCGCAACGCCAAGCGGGACCCCCGGGTCAGCGTCCTCGTCCTGAGCGACGACTGGAACGGACCGTGGGTCCAGATCGACGGCACCGCCGAGGTCGTCGACGCCCCCGACTCCGTGGAACCGCTGGTGGAGTACTACCGCAACATCGCCGGGGAGCACCCGGACTGGACGGAGTACCGGCAGGCCATGCTGAAGCAGGGCAAGTCGATCATCCGGGTCACACCGGAGCGGTGGGGGCCGGTGGCCACCGGTGGATTTCCGGCGCGGCTGGTCGAGGGCGACTAG
- a CDS encoding IS701 family transposase: MKLGEVERLRGELAEFVADVLGSLPRRDQRRWGDCYLRGLMLDGRRKSIQPMAERLPDGNMQALQQFVNQSPWDPLPVRRRIAQRLCEAIRPEVWVVDDVSFPKCGTASVGVARQYCGALGKRANCQVAVSVHAATDTASCPLEWELFLPQEWAHDDGRRQRAGIPVEVGHVSKTHLALGLLDRLAGQGLAVPVIVADAGYGRSVSFRLALEERAWTYVMAVDPKEIARPADAEPYQPAYGGLGPPTLPRYREKPCPLPGLVDETAVFEEVTWRQGSKGAMTSHFAVLPVRPSGKEACRTAQEQAGGRSRWDGVLPLRTLLVERPEEADEPTGYWMTNLPATTPIADLVRWAKMRWRIEHDYRELKHGLGLDHFEGRTWRGWHHHVTLVTAAQAFLTLRRLDPKAQAPA; encoded by the coding sequence GTGAAGCTGGGGGAAGTGGAACGGCTCCGCGGTGAGTTAGCAGAGTTCGTTGCCGATGTCTTGGGGTCGTTGCCGCGGCGGGATCAGCGGCGGTGGGGCGATTGTTATCTGCGGGGTCTGATGCTGGACGGCCGGCGGAAGTCGATCCAGCCGATGGCCGAGCGGCTGCCGGACGGCAACATGCAGGCCCTGCAGCAGTTCGTGAACCAGTCGCCGTGGGACCCGCTGCCGGTGCGGCGGCGGATCGCCCAGCGGTTGTGCGAGGCGATCCGCCCTGAGGTGTGGGTGGTCGACGATGTGTCGTTTCCCAAGTGCGGCACGGCGTCGGTCGGGGTGGCCCGGCAGTACTGCGGAGCGCTGGGCAAGCGGGCGAACTGCCAGGTCGCGGTCAGCGTCCACGCGGCCACCGACACAGCATCGTGCCCGTTGGAGTGGGAGCTGTTCCTGCCCCAGGAGTGGGCGCACGACGATGGTCGGCGGCAGCGCGCTGGGATACCCGTGGAGGTCGGGCATGTCTCCAAGACGCACCTGGCTCTGGGCCTGTTGGACCGGCTGGCCGGGCAGGGATTGGCGGTGCCGGTGATCGTGGCCGATGCCGGCTATGGCCGCAGCGTCTCCTTCCGGCTCGCACTGGAGGAACGCGCCTGGACCTACGTCATGGCCGTCGACCCGAAGGAGATCGCGCGGCCTGCCGACGCCGAGCCGTATCAGCCGGCTTATGGCGGGCTGGGACCACCGACCCTGCCCCGCTACCGCGAGAAGCCCTGCCCGTTGCCCGGCCTCGTTGATGAAACCGCCGTGTTCGAGGAGGTCACCTGGAGGCAGGGCAGCAAGGGGGCGATGACCTCGCACTTCGCGGTGCTTCCGGTGCGGCCCTCGGGCAAGGAGGCCTGCCGCACCGCCCAGGAACAGGCCGGGGGACGCAGCCGGTGGGACGGTGTGCTGCCGCTGCGGACCCTGCTGGTCGAACGGCCCGAAGAAGCCGACGAGCCGACCGGCTACTGGATGACCAACCTGCCCGCCACCACTCCGATCGCCGACCTGGTGCGGTGGGCCAAGATGCGCTGGCGGATCGAGCACGACTACCGCGAACTCAAACACGGCCTGGGCCTGGACCACTTCGAAGGCCGCACCTGGCGCGGCTGGCACCACCACGTCACCCTCGTCACCGCCGCCCAGGCCTTCCTCACCCTCAGGCGGCTCGACCCAAAAGCCCAAGCGCCGGCCTGA
- a CDS encoding RNA polymerase sigma factor SigF, which produces MSAEQGSSKVLTLTKSETAPEALDAHDALDPIDDVSALAAAPTPALPASSEAIDTRTLSRSLFLRLAALDEDSPERAYVRDTLIELNLPLVRYAAARFRSRNEPMEDIVQVGTIGLIKAIDRFDCERGVEFPTFAMPTVVGEIKRFFRDTSWSVRVPRRLQELRLALTKASDELSQKLDRSPTVTELATVLGVSEEDVVDGLAVGNAYTASSLDSPAPEDDGGEGSLADRLGYEDSALEGVEYRESLKPLLAKLPPRERRIIMLRFFANMTQSQIGEEVGISQMHVSRLLTRTLAQLREGLISD; this is translated from the coding sequence ATGTCCGCAGAACAGGGCAGCTCGAAGGTGCTCACGCTCACCAAGAGCGAGACAGCGCCCGAGGCGCTCGACGCGCACGACGCGCTCGACCCCATCGATGACGTCTCGGCCCTGGCGGCCGCGCCGACCCCGGCCCTCCCGGCCTCCTCGGAGGCCATCGACACCCGCACCTTGTCCCGCTCCCTCTTCCTCCGGCTCGCCGCGCTGGACGAGGACAGCCCGGAGCGGGCGTACGTCCGGGACACCCTGATCGAGCTCAACCTCCCCCTCGTGCGCTACGCGGCGGCCCGCTTCCGCTCCCGCAACGAGCCGATGGAGGACATCGTCCAGGTCGGCACGATCGGCCTGATCAAGGCGATCGACCGCTTCGACTGCGAACGCGGGGTGGAGTTCCCGACGTTCGCGATGCCGACGGTCGTCGGCGAGATCAAGCGGTTCTTCCGCGACACCTCGTGGTCGGTGCGGGTGCCGCGCCGCCTCCAGGAGTTGCGCCTGGCCCTGACCAAGGCGAGCGACGAGCTGTCCCAGAAGCTGGACCGCTCCCCGACGGTCACCGAACTCGCCACCGTGCTCGGCGTGTCCGAGGAGGACGTCGTCGACGGCCTCGCGGTGGGCAACGCCTACACGGCCTCCTCGCTGGACTCCCCGGCCCCCGAGGACGACGGCGGCGAGGGCTCCCTGGCCGACCGCCTCGGCTACGAGGACAGCGCGCTGGAGGGCGTCGAGTACCGCGAGTCGCTCAAGCCGCTGCTGGCCAAGCTCCCGCCCCGCGAGCGCCGGATCATCATGCTCCGCTTCTTCGCCAACATGACCCAGTCGCAGATCGGCGAGGAGGTCGGCATCTCGCAGATGCACGTCTCCCGCCTCCTGACCCGCACGCTGGCCCAGCTCCGCGAGGGCCTCATCTCCGACTGA
- a CDS encoding MFS transporter translates to MATSTPAGVRAHAKHGGGAHGGHGSHGSGAPMTHRQIMEALTGLLLGMFVAILSSTIVSNALPDIIKDLGGGQSAYTWVVTASLLAMTASTPLWGKLADLFSKKLLIQLALVIFVLGSAAAGLSQNPTMLITFRAVQGIGMGGLSSLAQIILAAMISPRERGRYNGYLGATFATAMVGGPLIGGVITDTDWLGWRWCFYVGVPFAVIALIVLQRTLHLPVVKRRVKVDWAGAFFITAAVCLLLVWVTFAGDKYDWVSWQTYAMVGGTVALLLIFLLIETRASEPIIPLRLFRNRTITLASLASLFVGIAMFAGTIFFSQYFQLARDKSPTMSGVLTIPLIGGLFISSTVSGQVITRTGRWKAWLLAGGVLVTGGLGLLGTIRYDTEYWHVAVYMALLGLGVGMMMQNLVLATQNQVAPSDLGAASSVVNFFRSLGGAVGVSALGAVLTHRIKQYVEEGASALDPQSAAALAGSDSSGSIPDMDALPGPIRTLMESAYGHGIADVFLYAAPVALLALLCSLFIKEVPLKTKGALAQAAADQAPAQAAAPAEEFVPSRAVVADTEAGPDGTRRPAAAVAVATESPVSGGIPVRGYVRGAENAPVPQAAVTLISLAGRQLGRSVAQADGSYAVDAPGTGSYVLIASADGFQPQASTVVVNGEPVAYDILLSGTSGLTGVVRAAGSALPVKDAMVIVTDVRGDLLASQTTGEQGEFGFAELVPGPVTVAVNAAGFRPRALPVEVGGTGVTRVEVDLDAGAQVQGVVRAPHGPLADARVTLVDAAGNVVGTATTGMDGAYAFTDLDGGEYTVIATGYPPVATALTVTGTGVDAHDIELAHPGE, encoded by the coding sequence ATGGCAACATCCACACCAGCCGGTGTGCGGGCCCACGCCAAGCACGGGGGAGGCGCCCACGGCGGCCACGGCTCGCACGGCTCGGGCGCCCCGATGACCCACCGGCAGATCATGGAGGCGCTCACCGGGCTGCTGCTCGGCATGTTCGTGGCGATCCTGTCCTCGACGATCGTCTCCAACGCCCTGCCCGACATCATCAAGGACCTCGGCGGCGGCCAGAGCGCCTACACCTGGGTGGTCACCGCGTCGCTGCTGGCGATGACCGCGTCCACCCCGCTGTGGGGCAAGCTCGCGGACCTCTTCTCCAAGAAGCTGCTCATCCAGCTGGCGCTGGTGATCTTCGTGCTGGGCTCGGCTGCGGCCGGTCTGTCGCAGAACCCGACGATGCTGATCACCTTCCGCGCGGTCCAGGGCATCGGCATGGGCGGGCTGTCCTCGCTGGCCCAGATCATCCTCGCCGCGATGATCTCCCCGCGCGAGCGCGGCCGCTACAACGGCTACCTCGGCGCGACGTTCGCGACCGCGATGGTCGGCGGCCCGCTGATCGGCGGGGTCATCACCGACACCGACTGGCTCGGCTGGCGCTGGTGCTTCTACGTCGGCGTCCCCTTCGCCGTCATAGCCCTGATCGTGCTCCAGCGCACCCTGCACCTGCCGGTCGTCAAGCGGCGGGTCAAGGTCGACTGGGCCGGCGCCTTCTTCATCACCGCCGCGGTCTGCCTGCTGCTGGTCTGGGTGACCTTCGCCGGTGACAAGTACGACTGGGTGTCCTGGCAGACGTACGCCATGGTCGGCGGCACCGTCGCGCTGCTCCTGATCTTCCTGCTGATCGAGACCAGGGCGAGCGAGCCGATCATCCCGCTGCGGCTGTTCCGCAACCGCACCATCACGCTGGCGTCGCTCGCCTCGCTGTTCGTCGGTATCGCGATGTTCGCCGGCACCATCTTCTTCAGCCAGTACTTCCAGCTGGCCCGGGACAAGTCGCCGACCATGTCCGGCGTCCTGACCATCCCGCTGATCGGCGGTCTGTTCATCTCGTCCACCGTCTCCGGCCAGGTCATCACCCGCACCGGACGCTGGAAGGCGTGGCTGCTGGCCGGCGGTGTGCTGGTGACCGGCGGGCTCGGCCTGCTCGGCACCATCCGGTACGACACCGAGTACTGGCACGTCGCGGTCTACATGGCGCTGCTCGGCCTCGGCGTCGGCATGATGATGCAGAACCTGGTCCTCGCCACGCAGAACCAGGTGGCCCCGAGCGACCTGGGCGCCGCGAGCTCGGTCGTCAACTTCTTCCGCTCCCTCGGCGGCGCCGTCGGCGTCTCCGCCCTGGGCGCGGTGCTGACGCACCGGATCAAGCAGTACGTCGAGGAGGGCGCGTCCGCCCTCGACCCGCAGTCGGCCGCCGCGCTGGCCGGTTCGGACTCCAGCGGCAGCATCCCCGACATGGACGCCCTGCCCGGCCCGATCCGCACCCTGATGGAGAGCGCGTACGGCCACGGCATCGCGGACGTCTTCCTCTACGCCGCGCCGGTCGCGCTGCTCGCGCTGCTGTGCTCGCTGTTCATCAAGGAGGTCCCGCTGAAGACCAAGGGCGCGCTGGCGCAGGCCGCCGCCGATCAGGCCCCGGCCCAGGCCGCCGCCCCGGCCGAGGAGTTCGTCCCGAGCCGGGCGGTCGTCGCGGACACCGAGGCAGGCCCCGACGGCACGCGGCGGCCGGCCGCCGCGGTCGCCGTGGCCACCGAGTCCCCGGTCTCCGGCGGCATCCCGGTCCGCGGTTACGTCCGCGGCGCCGAGAACGCGCCGGTCCCGCAGGCCGCCGTCACGCTGATCTCCCTCGCGGGCCGTCAGCTCGGCCGCTCCGTCGCGCAGGCCGACGGCTCCTACGCGGTGGACGCGCCGGGCACGGGCTCGTACGTCCTGATCGCCTCCGCCGACGGCTTCCAGCCACAGGCGTCCACCGTCGTGGTGAACGGTGAGCCGGTGGCGTACGACATCCTGCTCAGCGGCACCAGCGGGCTGACCGGTGTGGTGCGGGCCGCCGGGAGCGCGCTGCCGGTGAAGGACGCGATGGTGATCGTGACCGATGTGCGCGGCGACCTGCTGGCCAGCCAGACCACCGGTGAGCAGGGCGAGTTCGGCTTCGCCGAGCTGGTGCCCGGGCCGGTGACCGTCGCCGTGAACGCCGCCGGGTTCCGGCCGCGCGCGCTGCCCGTCGAGGTGGGCGGCACCGGCGTCACCCGGGTCGAGGTCGACCTGGACGCCGGGGCCCAGGTGCAGGGCGTCGTACGGGCGCCGCACGGGCCGCTGGCCGACGCGCGCGTGACGCTGGTCGACGCCGCCGGCAACGTCGTCGGCACCGCGACGACCGGGATGGACGGGGCGTACGCCTTCACCGACCTGGACGGCGGCGAGTACACGGTGATCGCGACCGGCTACCCGCCGGTGGCGACCGCGCTGACCGTCACGGGTACCGGCGTCGACGCCCACGACATCGAACTCGCCCACCCCGGCGAGTAG
- a CDS encoding MarR family winged helix-turn-helix transcriptional regulator gives MAERAQYEELARQFSAFGAVKREMGRILPAECPGGAAAVLTLLGRHGDMRMSRLAELLSVDMSVTSRHVAHVAERGWIERSPDPADKRSRILRLTPSGRDQLDELSRRTTHLLAGRLSDWTDDEVGQLIQLMTRLRASFDDCTRTPANT, from the coding sequence ATGGCAGAGCGGGCGCAGTACGAGGAACTGGCGCGTCAGTTCAGCGCCTTCGGCGCCGTCAAACGGGAGATGGGGCGGATCCTGCCGGCCGAGTGCCCCGGCGGTGCCGCCGCCGTCCTCACGCTGCTCGGCCGCCACGGCGACATGCGCATGAGCAGGCTCGCCGAGCTGCTCAGCGTGGACATGTCGGTGACCAGCCGCCACGTCGCGCACGTCGCCGAGCGGGGCTGGATCGAGCGCTCCCCCGACCCGGCGGACAAGCGCTCCCGCATCCTCCGCCTGACCCCCAGCGGCCGGGACCAGCTCGACGAGCTGTCCCGGCGGACCACCCACCTGCTCGCCGGGCGGCTGAGCGACTGGACCGACGACGAGGTCGGTCAGCTCATCCAGCTGATGACGCGGCTCCGGGCGAGCTTCGACGACTGCACCCGTACACCCGCGAACACGTAG
- a CDS encoding GAF and ANTAR domain-containing protein, with product MPRFPAGFELAEALTVAAQQLHETLTPDTTLNTAVRLAVRLLPGAEYAAISVIERDGHRRTAAWSDELVRAAEGTRSDRARPPYWTRLWNAPVVRLADSEAEEGGDGPAGLGLRSALALRLRADKRSLTVLTAYARKPHAFDDVATRIGRLFTAHVSIALDSATVREQLTEAMRTRDLIGQATGIVMERMNMDAAEAFDSLVRASQRENIKLRDLARRLVDAQPPA from the coding sequence TTGCCCCGTTTTCCGGCTGGTTTCGAGCTGGCCGAAGCCCTGACGGTGGCGGCGCAGCAACTGCACGAGACCCTCACCCCGGACACCACCCTGAACACCGCCGTACGGCTCGCGGTGCGGCTGCTGCCGGGCGCCGAGTACGCCGCGATCTCCGTGATCGAACGGGACGGCCACCGGCGTACGGCGGCCTGGAGCGACGAGCTGGTCCGCGCCGCCGAGGGCACGCGGAGCGACCGTGCCCGTCCGCCGTACTGGACGCGGCTGTGGAACGCCCCCGTCGTCCGGCTCGCCGACAGCGAGGCCGAGGAGGGTGGCGACGGCCCGGCCGGTCTCGGGCTGCGTTCGGCGCTGGCGCTGCGGCTGCGGGCCGACAAGCGCAGCCTGACCGTGCTCACCGCCTACGCCCGCAAGCCGCACGCCTTCGACGACGTGGCGACCCGGATCGGCCGCCTGTTCACCGCGCACGTCAGCATCGCCCTGGACTCCGCGACCGTCCGCGAGCAGCTCACCGAGGCCATGCGCACCCGTGACCTGATCGGCCAGGCCACCGGCATCGTGATGGAGCGGATGAACATGGACGCGGCGGAGGCCTTCGACAGCCTGGTCCGGGCCTCCCAGCGGGAGAACATCAAGCTGCGCGACCTCGCCCGCCGGCTCGTGGACGCACAGCCCCCGGCCTGA
- a CDS encoding TetR/AcrR family transcriptional regulator — MAKAAAGRAPRASVWLEGKARRSGRGGGQPSGLDRERITEVTVRLLDAEGLAKFSMRRLAAELSVTAMSVYWYVDTKDDLLELALDAAFGELRLPDPDADEDWRDQLRALATEYRALLVRHPWLSPLAGKYLNIGPNSLAFSRVVQRVIRRTGLPPHRVTGAISAVFQFVYGYGTIEGHFFARVAETGMTPDDYFQHSMSSVSEVPETAEVIEESKDIMAARGGDTVAEMMDRDFTFALDLLVSGIEAMVERG; from the coding sequence ATGGCGAAGGCGGCTGCTGGGCGGGCTCCGCGGGCCAGTGTGTGGCTGGAGGGGAAGGCGCGCCGGAGTGGGCGGGGCGGTGGGCAGCCGTCGGGGCTGGACCGGGAGCGGATCACCGAGGTGACCGTGCGGCTGCTGGACGCCGAGGGGCTCGCGAAGTTCTCGATGCGGCGGCTGGCGGCCGAGCTGAGCGTCACGGCGATGTCCGTCTACTGGTACGTCGACACCAAGGACGACCTCCTCGAACTCGCCCTCGACGCCGCCTTCGGCGAGCTGCGGCTGCCCGACCCGGACGCCGACGAGGACTGGCGCGACCAGCTGCGGGCGCTCGCCACCGAGTACCGGGCGCTGCTGGTGCGCCACCCCTGGCTGTCGCCGCTCGCGGGGAAGTACCTCAACATCGGGCCGAACTCGCTGGCGTTCTCCCGGGTCGTCCAGCGCGTGATCCGCAGGACGGGGCTGCCCCCGCACCGCGTGACGGGTGCCATCTCGGCCGTCTTCCAGTTCGTGTACGGCTACGGCACGATCGAGGGCCACTTCTTCGCCCGCGTCGCGGAGACCGGCATGACCCCGGACGACTACTTCCAGCACTCCATGAGCTCGGTGAGTGAGGTCCCTGAGACCGCCGAGGTCATCGAGGAGTCCAAGGACATCATGGCGGCCCGTGGCGGCGACACGGTCGCCGAGATGATGGACCGGGACTTCACCTTCGCCCTGGACCTGCTGGTGTCCGGCATCGAGGCGATGGTCGAACGGGGGTAA